A single window of Oenanthe melanoleuca isolate GR-GAL-2019-014 unplaced genomic scaffold, OMel1.0 S001, whole genome shotgun sequence DNA harbors:
- the LOC130266069 gene encoding olfactory receptor 14J1-like: LHYGTLLGSRACAHMAAATWASGFLNALLHTANTFSLPLCHGNALGQFFCEIPQIIKLSCSHSYLRKFGASAFTTSLVLGCFVFIIFSYVQIFRDVLRIPSQEGRHKAFSTCLPHLAVLSLFISSAVFSYLKPSSMSSPSLDLSLSVLYSVVPPALNPLIYSLRNQELKGASRKLMTHYFQKH, translated from the coding sequence ctgcactacgggaccctcctgggcagcagagcttgtgcccacatggcagcagctacctgggccagtggctttctcaatgctctgctgcacacagccaacacattttccctgcccctgtgccatggcaatgccctgggccagttcttctgtgaaattccCCAGATCATCAAGCTTTCCTGCTCACACTCCTACCTCAGGAAATTTGGGGCTTCTGCTTTTACTACCTCCTTAGTACTTGGCTGTTTtgtattcattattttctcctatgtgcagatcttcagggacgtgctgaggatcccctctcaggagggacggcacaaagccttttccacctgcctccctcacctggccgTGCTCTCCCTGTTTATCAGCAGTGCAGTATTTTCCTACCTGAAGCCCTCCTCCATGTCCTCCCCATCTCTGGATCTGTCcttgtcagttctgtactcagtggtgcctccagccctgaaccccctcatctacagcctgaggaaccaggagctcaaaggAGCCTCGAGAAAACTGATGACTCActattttcagaagcattaa